Part of the Quercus lobata isolate SW786 chromosome 6, ValleyOak3.0 Primary Assembly, whole genome shotgun sequence genome, AGAAGAAAGGCTTTAACGACAGTCGTGGTGGCAACTTATTATAGTCTATTGAGTTCAAACTCTATCTCCAACTTATCTAATagccaaaatattttagaaGCCGTGATTATTTATCAGAAGCAAACATGGGGAGTCTAATAAaacaatttcttcaaaactGAGAATCAGCAGACATACATTGGGGTTTCGCAAAAGATCACATAATTCTGATCAGGTGAGACTACTACACCATTGGCAAAGTAGAGGTTGTGGACCAGTACCTTGGTAGTTTTGGTTGCTGGATCATAACTCAAAAGTCTACCATTGGGCTTACCTTCCAAAATGTCCCAACTGGCCTTACTTAAACTATATTTATATGAAGCATCTGTGAAATAAATTATGCCATTGTGTGCTACATCTACAGCGTCtgtcaatttgaatttttgtccaTCAGCCTCATCTGTCAGCAGCTCCACCACACCGTCTGCTGTCACATTTAGGAGGCCCTGTTAAACATCacatttcattaatataaaacACGTAAAAACCATTGGTTTCTGAGGACTAAGGAGCACTTAACAACCGTGACAGTTTTTCTGTAACTTGTGCTAAAATTATTAAACAGAGATTAATTACATTAATTTGTTGAGTACTGTTAtagatataacattttttaataattttttataatcattTGTTACAAACAACTGGGGGGGGAGGGGAGGATTTTAACCTgaatttttctcataaaaaaaattaggcaatGCCACTAAACTACTAGACAAACTCTTGATCACAAGATTCACAACTTATTGAATTGTTATTTAACTGTTACTAGGATTGGCTTTTTTGGAGTACTGTGGTATTAATAACCCTCTAATAACTTCCTTATAAGTTATATGGACCtaaagaatttatattttaacaaaaaatatttaatttctgtAGGAACATTAAACAATATGAGAAAGGTGatgccttcttttattttattccttaaaaaaaaaaaaaaaaaacactatgaTATATTTCGTACTGTTTTGGGATTTGGGTAAAATCTAAAAACCATCTATGAGATTTTCAccctcgaaaaaaaaaaatctataagaTTTTGATTAAAATAAGGTAGTGCCaagacttttaaaaaatattcaatttatttCCTAAGAACAAACAATACTTAATAGCCTACAAGTCTGTTATTCCCTTCTAACACCTTGTATTAATTGCACACACCTCATAATGACTGCCTCATGGAAATTATGCACAATGGAGTGTTTGGGTGACCAATGATAGATAAATAGTAACTagagatggaaaaaaaagtATGAGGAGTAAGGGAATTTTCAAACAGTTTTAAGTGATGTTTATGCTTATGAaacaatttttgtattataaaaaaatgtaataccTGGCATTAAATTAATCCAAACCTTATGatagttttgtattttattatattccttttgtgtacatatatatatatatatatatatatattattttccttACACACGTGATATTGCAATTTCGAAGTGTTGTGTTAATGGCACCATTAGGTTAGGATTTTGTTAGCTTTATAGATTTTAGGGTCAGCTAAGTCTCAGCTTTATATAATTAATCTTatttactcaatttttttattaagtaaaagTGTAAGACCACATTATTTAACCTTAACAAGCACCGcacaattttgtgaaaatttaactttctaattttctatttttctagcAACCTGAACAACCTCACAATCTCACATACCAAAGCAAAGAGATGTGAAGtcttatcaaaaaacaaaaaagggagACGTGTCTGGTGTGTATTGGTGACAATCAATTACAAGctaaactaaaaatttcaaaatttgtcaACTTGTGCGGTGTGAGTAGTCCACATTTTCTTTATTGTACCCACAACTTTTTATTGGTCACTCACAGTTGTATAATTTATTAACTTGTGAGATTCAGTGATGAAATTACTGCATAATTAAACATGAtaattataatttcttttttagtaaCACGCATAAAAGGATGAAGAATTATGTTCTAACACAAACacagatttttaaaaatatgtatataaaatgaGAAAGCCTACATTCATaacaaatttgataaaaaaatttacactcaTTGATATGATAGATTGttattaatagataaaaaaattgatgtcaGTAATGAGTTCAtataagaaacaattaaaaattgatGTCAGTAGtgtgaaaaatgttttcaacatagcattcctcattttaaaaaaaaacacacacacacaaaatgttAATAATCATTcatgaacaaagtttctctccaaactttTGAAGAGAAACTCTACAAACTTTTCATATACctttatattgagtgtgaattttgaaaatctaatcgttagattgcatgttcttattatattttttatgcatgtaaaatttcaagaagatcaaagatcaattgctatctcatcaaacaaatgttaaaatttcatatttttatgatataaaaTTGTCTATACAAAAATAAGTTTAgtgattgaatagtaaataatatccaatttgaacgaattttgatatgcatgttaagaacataaggaaaatgaaatttaaaatttaactattagattttcaaaattcacaaaaaaagaaaaaaaaaatgagaagtttgaaaagtttctctccaaactaatttgcAGAGAAACTTTATTCATCATTCATTGCATTGTATGCATAAACtgaatcttaatttttttagtatttcttggtttcatttctttgttgattaaattttttaaattgaatatatatatatatatatatattctaaaataaaacaacatcAAATACAATAATTTATTCACTtcctttggaaaaaaaaaaaaaatctaaattgtaatctataaaataaaattaaccaCATACTTTGATCCTGAGAGAAAAATTAACACACCTATCTTATATTTATGGTTATGgtagatttattattcaatttttttctaaagaaatattaatcattaaaatttaaaataaaacattatatATACTTAGTCTAAGAATAAATGATCACTGACCTTTTCAGGATCAGCAACGATAAGTTCATTGTTGTGACCAAAAGCGATTCCCAAGGGTCTTCCACCGGTGTTGACCCATTTCTCCACAACCGAGTCAGCCGCCGAGTCGTTTACAGTGACTCGGCTGATCCACCCGTCAGCACAGCCCGTGTAGATGACTCCGGACTTGGCATCATAAGCTACATCTTCTGGAGCTTTCAAATTTCCTACACCCACAAACTCAGACAATCTGAGCATGTGATCGTTATGTGCTGGCACGGTTATGACGTGCCGAGTCAACTCGTCAGGTGGCAGAGGAGCCGGGTCGAACGAGTCGAGTTGGTAGAGCAATGTCGCCGCCACAACGGGGACCAATACTGTGACTAAGAAAGTGAAGGGCCATGAGCTTTTCTGTTTGGTAAAAGTGGCTTTAGAGGGTCTGGGTTGGGAAGCTGAGTCGGGAGTTTTTGACTCGTCCATAGTTTGTGGAACTCGGTGATTGACTTTGTTCTGTTTCAGAAGATAGTAGTAGTACTTTTCATTAGTGTGAGAGTTTTTCGAAGAGAGCTACTGACCTTGGAGATCTATTCCTTGTAATACCAGTTAGTATACTGTTGGAGTACCAGATAGCAGTAGAACTTTTCATTAGTTTACTGTTGgattgataaaaattatttttgccaacttattttactatttagtttattttatgtGTAAATCCACTTTTAATCTCTacattttaaactttttctATTCTGGTCCCTACACTTTCATTTcatcacttttagtccctaaactaTTTAACGTCTAACATTTAGGTTATATCCGTCACCCAACTAATAGCAAAAATTGCCGTAGCTAACGgtggaattaaaatattattaagaatCCACCGTCTTCATGTCATGTCACaattttaaacattaaaaaagtcacataagaaaaacaattaaaataaaattctaaacttgattttaaaaaataaaataaaaaaaatattcttttctttttattatattttcgaAAGATGTGTTCTTTACTAGAACATGATTGTTCATGTTCTTCACTGcccataaaattttattttctcattgttatttatttacttatttttccaTATCTTCGTCTCTCTCATCTCGAACTCTCTCATATCTCAAACTCACTCAAGATGAAGACCcgaaacctctctctctctctcagataaGTGTCCCTCTAAGATCAATGGTTCTCTCTCTTAGATCGATGGGTGCTTCAGATCAATGGGTGGTTTTTGTCTCAAATCGGTGAGACTTTCTCTATTTCATCTCTCTATATCTCAACTCAATGGTGGAGATTTCGGTGGAGATAGGTGGTGGCACACTTCGATGGTGGGTTTGTGGCTTATGATTTTTGTTGATCTGGGTTTTCACCTTGTTCAAATCTGAGTTGGTGAGGAGCGCTTAAGGTTCAATCAGGGGGATTTTCTGACAGAAAGAGTTTGAGGTGTGCTAGGTTAATGGTTTTGTGAgtattttgttcaaatttgggtgggagttgtgtttaattttctaggtttgtgcttgtgtgttttgggtttgattttcttgtgttcttgtgtttgattttctgggtttgtgctcaaatttctgggtttgcttttcttgtgttcttgtgttttattttctgggtttgtgctTGAAATTTCTAGGTTTGTGCTCGTGTGTTCTAGGTTTGATTTTCTTGCGTTCTTgtatttgattttctgggtttgtgcttgaaatttctgggtttggtgTTGGTGAGGATAGTTGTGGTTAGCTGGTTTCTTTAAAAATTCTGGGTTTGTTGTTAGTGTGGAATGTGGATAGTTGTTTGTAGGTTATTTCTGCCTTTTTCAGTGTTTgatttgctgggtttgtgttttgatgATTGCTAGATTTCGTGTCTCCAAATTGGATCTGATTTTGTGAGttcaatttttgtattcaatttCTAGATTCAGTTTCTTGGTTCAATTTCAGATCTATAGATCTGTTGATATTGGTTTATTATTGTTTGaactgaattttgaattttaatgtgtttggttgtaaagaaaatacaagaaaaacagagaaaataaaataaaataaggattAATTGCTAAGAACATGAATAGTCACGTTTTGAGAAGAAGAACATGAACATGTCTTCCAAAATATTaatgagaagaaaagaaaattttattttaattattttattttatttttgtaaagactcaatttgtgaCTATCCCAAATGGAtttattgggttcgaacgttaaaggcctaaacaataaatttatagagagtgggttgaaaGGCTAGGttttggtcaccggacggtggttagtcatggaGTTCATGATAATCGCACGAGGGAGAACCTAGCATATCTAATAAGACTTTTTCCCTAGCCCGGCCTGAGCGGCTCCGGTCCTTAaacctcgtccgaggagtttCGTGTTCTTGTTATTCTCCCCTTTTTTAGGATTCAATGGCCTCGGAGACGATATGTCCCCCCCTCTCTAGATtacttctctttcctttttatactagcctttaccttccctccaacgtccacgtgtaggttcaacttTCTAGGGTTGATACTtttcctatcagcccatacccaaagtggttgggagtggttgtaaaagttgaaaagcattgctctgtcaggtgcagagtacttaattgcagtaatggtagcctttcccttgtcctttgtcgccacaCTATTCAAGGGTCctttccacattaatgtggaggtttTTGGCTTTTCCATGCACCGCTCCTATACCATACTCGCCCTTTTTTCCAGGAGcgccttgggatgccgaggacagtatcgtcctcggctttatctctaggccatttggactttcgttgcatgtcctcggcaatGTCTTTCCTCAGCTTGGGCCTTGGatcctaatgtaaagtgggccggggtcacaaattctttggccccacaattttattttttaaaatcaagtttagaattttattttaattgtttttctaatgtgactttttttaatattgaaaattcTGATGTGGCATGGTGATGAATGCCACGGtggatttttaataatattttaattccacCGTCAGTCACGTCATCTTTTATTGTTAGTTAGGTGACAGAAATGACCTAAATGTCTGGCGTTAATTgatttagagactaaaagtgttaaatgaaaatatagggaccaaaatgaaaaaagttcaaaatataAGGATTAAAAGTGTATTTatacctttattttattattatttatgattcTTACAGTACTTTTTGATACTAGTCATAAGtttcactatactattttatttgacttttactttttttttttatagtacttcaaacaaaataaacaaattccaaacgaacccttaatcggtaaaatttttgaaaacattactTCAATTGGTAAGGTTATTGTAGTCAAACAAGTAATCATTGGCGTCATATGTTGGTAATATAgtgtgtaaaaaataaaaataaaaactggtaaaattttttgttattaaataaaatatttatgattCAAACTCATCTACTATCTTATATTAAGATAATCATTTTGGAaggttaaaataaaaacatggacAACAACgtcaaattagtttttttttttttggataatcacAACGTCAAATTAGTTACTAACAATAATTATAGGTGGAACCCTTTGGGACCTACCCGTATCAAATCaactaataaagaaaacaatatcaaATCATAACCTCGGCTTTGTGCTAACATATTTGGCTTTGCTGTCAGCCCTCAACCCCATTTAAAAATCATAAACTTGACTTTGTAGTAACATGACTGGCTTCATCAAAAGTAACATTTATTGGCAACCTTTCGAGTACTTCTAGGGCTCCACCCTATGAATTGACTACAATATCAacttgtattctttttttttttttcatgcttatgtttaaatattgatgatattTGTTCTGTTTGTAGAATATTCGTTTCAgcataatccaaaaaaaatattcgtTCCAGCCAAAAGGTACATAAAAAAGCTTTATGTTTATCATATGATTCATGTCATATCATCAGAGTTTTCGTCttaattttgaataaaagtttgTCTAATTAAATCCGATACACGACAATACAAGCGAGCAACCTGtgctattaattttttcattaaaaaaaagtgtactattaatttttttacaaacatttgaaaaaaaagtgtactattaatatatatatatatatatagttatatttatgtaattcttatgtaactctaagtaa contains:
- the LOC115993862 gene encoding protein STRICTOSIDINE SYNTHASE-LIKE 5-like isoform X3, with the translated sequence MDESKTPDSASQPRPSKATFTKQKSSWPFTFLVTVLVPVVAATLLYQLDSFDPAPLPPDELTRHVITVPAHNDHMLRLSEFVGVGNLKAPEDVAYDAKSGVIYTGCADGWISRVTVNDSAADSVVEKWVNTGGRPLGIAFGHNNELIVADPEKGLLNVTADGVVELLTDEADGQKFKLTDAVDVAHNGIIYFTDASYKYSLSKASWDILEGKPNGRLLSYDPATKTTKVLVHNLYFANGVVVSPDQNYVIFCETPMRRCGKYHIQGKEKGRVEKFIDHLPGFPDNIRYDGEGQYWIALAAGHTLELDIAFKYPFIRKILIIMEKYIGRPHIGKNGGVLAIDLAGNPIAHYYDPGLASVSSGIKIGNHLYCGSIVLPYIVRLNLKQYPTQATT